From the genome of Methylomonas sp. UP202, one region includes:
- a CDS encoding FecR family protein, with translation MTQSSACTQAQRDQAIAWLLRLHETPADPALRQAFTAWLAADPAHPDAYREAEAQWAWMEPFTRQSFAARDAALRYRAARDDVRRRRPAVWAMAATVLLGLGWAVFSPQGWYGWSSTYSAGKGQRLTVTLSDDSHLELNTDTEVRVRYNRNRRHVDLVRGEAFFEVRHDTTRPFSVTAGNLTVRDIGTAFDVYQQPGRVSVAVQEGKVEMAGGQQRRELSAGEQLAYDSDDRFVAAGQTDIAAATAWRRGQLLFRGRPLGEVMAEIGRYHDVVIRLRDPKLAGLRVNGNFRTEQLDNLLNAVATLLPVKIKRLGEREIVVEASDTL, from the coding sequence GTGACCCAGTCCTCGGCCTGTACTCAAGCGCAACGCGACCAAGCGATCGCTTGGCTGTTGCGACTGCACGAAACGCCGGCCGACCCGGCGCTGCGCCAGGCCTTTACGGCTTGGCTGGCCGCCGATCCGGCCCATCCGGACGCTTATCGCGAAGCCGAGGCGCAGTGGGCTTGGATGGAACCCTTTACCAGGCAGTCCTTTGCGGCTCGCGACGCCGCGTTGCGCTACCGCGCGGCCCGGGATGACGTTCGCCGCCGCCGGCCGGCCGTTTGGGCCATGGCAGCGACCGTATTGCTGGGGCTGGGCTGGGCCGTGTTTTCGCCGCAAGGCTGGTATGGTTGGTCCAGCACCTACAGCGCCGGCAAGGGCCAGCGGCTGACGGTGACCTTGTCCGACGACTCCCATTTGGAATTGAATACCGATACCGAAGTTCGAGTACGCTACAACCGCAACCGGCGCCACGTCGATCTGGTACGCGGCGAGGCCTTCTTCGAAGTACGCCACGACACGACTCGGCCGTTTAGCGTGACCGCCGGCAATCTAACGGTGCGCGACATCGGCACCGCGTTCGACGTTTACCAACAACCCGGCCGGGTCAGCGTGGCGGTGCAAGAAGGCAAGGTCGAAATGGCCGGCGGCCAACAACGGCGCGAGTTGAGCGCCGGCGAACAACTGGCCTACGACAGTGACGACCGCTTCGTGGCCGCCGGCCAAACCGACATCGCCGCCGCAACCGCCTGGCGCCGGGGCCAATTGCTGTTTCGCGGCCGGCCGCTCGGCGAAGTGATGGCCGAAATCGGCCGCTACCACGACGTGGTCATCCGGCTGCGCGATCCCAAACTGGCCGGCCTAAGGGTGAACGGCAATTTCCGCACCGAGCAACTCGACAACTTGTTAAATGCCGTCGCCACGCTGCTGCCGGTGAAAATCAAGCGTCTCGGCGAGCGGGAAATCGTCGTCGAGGCGTCTGACACGCTGTAA
- a CDS encoding sigma-70 family RNA polymerase sigma factor, which produces MSDASSGFLQTLFLRHADEIGAFVRGRWPKEPDVGDIVQETFLRLSQYPAPETIRNPKAFLLQTAANLTVDRHRRREIRERLADADAEPELIPDRGLSPEHYWQAHQQLERFSAWLDELPELQRHAFVLYRIEGCSHREIADRLGISVRGSERYVMLAMQHISARLAADAARL; this is translated from the coding sequence ATGTCCGACGCATCTTCCGGTTTTTTACAAACTCTGTTCTTGAGGCACGCCGACGAAATCGGCGCCTTCGTGCGCGGCCGCTGGCCTAAGGAACCGGACGTCGGCGACATCGTGCAGGAAACCTTTTTGCGACTGTCGCAATATCCGGCGCCGGAGACCATCCGCAATCCGAAAGCCTTTCTGCTGCAAACCGCCGCCAATCTGACCGTCGATCGGCATCGCCGCCGCGAGATACGCGAACGCTTGGCCGACGCCGACGCCGAGCCGGAGCTGATTCCCGATCGAGGCTTGTCGCCGGAACATTACTGGCAGGCCCATCAGCAGCTCGAACGCTTCTCGGCCTGGCTGGACGAGTTGCCGGAATTGCAACGCCACGCCTTTGTGTTGTATCGGATCGAAGGTTGTTCGCACCGAGAAATCGCCGACCGGCTGGGCATTTCGGTGCGAGGCTCGGAACGATACGTGATGCTGGCGATGCAGCACATCAGCGCCCGGCTGGCCGCCGACGCGGCGCGACTCTAA
- a CDS encoding RNA polymerase sigma factor: MPKSKRSLFDRLFQRHSQELRVFAGQRGGQDSAEDLVQEAYLRLLQCPDPQSIDNARAFLYRTIANLSIDQHRRQSVRERFQHDAGADDELLAQIACQEPLPEDRLTNRQALQTLNDILLELPENTRHAFVLYRLEGLSHREIGRRLGISERNSVRLVGIAANHVLTRFTDWDVQ, encoded by the coding sequence GTGCCAAAATCCAAACGATCGCTGTTCGACAGATTATTTCAACGCCACAGTCAAGAGTTGCGGGTGTTTGCCGGGCAGCGCGGCGGGCAGGACAGCGCCGAGGACTTGGTACAGGAGGCATACTTGCGGCTGCTGCAATGTCCCGACCCGCAATCGATCGACAACGCCAGGGCTTTTCTGTACCGGACCATAGCCAACCTGAGCATCGATCAACACCGCCGTCAGTCGGTCCGCGAGCGTTTTCAACACGATGCCGGCGCCGACGACGAGCTATTGGCGCAAATTGCCTGCCAGGAGCCGCTACCCGAAGACCGCCTGACCAACCGTCAAGCCTTGCAAACCCTGAACGACATTTTGCTGGAGCTCCCGGAAAACACCCGCCACGCCTTCGTGCTGTATCGTCTGGAAGGGCTGTCGCATCGGGAAATCGGCCGCCGACTCGGCATCTCGGAACGCAACTCGGTCCGGCTCGTGGGCATCGCGGCCAATCACGTACTGACGCGCTTTACCGACTGGGACGTTCAATGA